The sequence below is a genomic window from Polaribacter vadi.
GAGTCAGATTATGATGTTGAAATACCAATCATAAAATTAAAAACATATAATCCTGCAATGAGTAAAACTCCTCCTCCACCTTCATTAGAAAAAATAGAGATTGTAGAAGATACTAAAGAAATAATTGAAAATATTATAGGTACAACAGAAACAGATGAATCTGACGTAATTAATTTAAGTACTGATACAGCTAATGGTGAAGCTATAAGTAGTATTATTGAAGTTAAAGAAGATGAAGAAATTATAGAGGATGTACCTTTTGTACTAATTGAAAATGTGCCTATTTATCCAGGTTGTAAAGGTAATAATAAACAGTTAAGATCTTGTTTTTCTCAAAAAATAGCTCAATATTTTTCTGAAAATTTTGATAAAAACTTAGCTAAAGATCTAGGTTTAGAGCAAGGAAAAAAAAGAATTCTTCTTTTATTTAGAATAGATACTAAAGGTAATGTGATTGATGTGAAAGCGAGAGCACCACATCCTGTATTACAAGAAGAAGTGATAAAAATAATTAACTCTTTGCCAAAAATGATCCCTGGAAAACAAAGAGACATCCCAGTAACCGTCAGCTATAGTATTCCTATCACATTTGAGGTTATATATTAATACTAATAAAATCGTACTACAGATAAATTAAATTACCATAGCCTCTAATAAATTCATTCAGAAAATGGAATATTTTGAAAACCTTATAAATGAGTTTCCTTTTTTATGGAGTATTATGAAATTCCTTATTATAATTCTGTTTGTATTCTTCATAATAAATTATTTAAGGAAATATCTAAAAAAGAAAATTCCGAATTTAACTGTACGTTATAAATCTCAAAAAGGGGTTGAAATTATTGGGTATATTGTATTATTGATTATCATAATCATCTATTTTACAGGAACTATTAAAGATTTTACTGTAATAATTGGTTTATTTACAGCAGGATTGGCTTTTACCTTACAGGAACTAATTTTAAGTATTGCAGGTTCTGTCTATATCTTTCTAGTAAAAGTATATACACCTGGAGATCGAATTGAAATTAATGGCATAAAAGGAGATGTAATTGATGTAGATAGTATTTACACAACAATGATGGAAATAGGACAATGGGTTAACAGCGATAATTATACAGGGAGAATTGTTAAATTAAGTAATGCCTTTGTTTTTAAAGGGCCAGTATACAACTACTCTCAAGATTTTCCTTTTATTTGGGATGAATTTAATTTACCTATAAGATATGGTTCTAATATAGATTTGGCAAAATCAATAATTATTAAAACCGCTACAGAAACACTTTCAGAATATACAATGAATTCCAAAGCACAATGGAATGCTGTGGTTAATAAATATTATATTGAAGATGCACAAGTAGATCCTACTTTAGCAATTACACTTACAGATAATTGGATACAATTCAACCTAAGATATATTGTCGATTTCAAAAAAAGAAGGCTTACAAAACATGTTTTGCATGATAAAATTAGAAAAGAAATTGAGAAAACAAATGATGCTGTTATTCTAGCTTCTACCACTTTAGAAGTGATAAAAATTCCAGATGTAAAAATTGATTTAAAAACGCCAATTAATACTTAAATATATGTTCACATTTAAAAATTTTAATATTGCAGATTGGTTTTCATTTTATCGAATTTTTGCTGCACCTTTTTTACTACTCTTAATTTGGTTTGATGTACAATTACTCTTTACGTGGTTTTTATTAATCAGTTATTTAACAGATGCCATTGATGGATATCTTGCTAGAAAACTAAAAATAACGAGTGCTAGAGGCTCTCAATTAGATTCCATTGGCGATCAAATAACATTGGTTATTGGGCTTATTGGCTTGTTATGTTTCGAAACCAATTTTATTCAAAAAAATTTAGTTTTAATATTAATTGTATTTACTCCTTATCTATTACAAATGATTATTGCTTATATTAAGTACGGAAAAGCCACTGCTTTTCATACTTATTTTGCAAAACTTTCTGCCATTTTACAAAGCGTTTTTATTCTTTGGGCATTATTTTTTTCTCCAGAATACAGTCTATTTTATATAATGATAATCATAGGTTTATTAGAAACTTTTGAAGAAATTACACTCATTTTTATGTATGATAATTGGGCTTCTGATGTAAAAGGTATTTACTGGGCACTTAGAGATAAAAGACGATTAAAGAAAAAATTATAGATGAAATCATATTCGTTTTTTACAATTATTCTCTTATGTATTGCCATCTTAATTGTAGATATATTTGCTTTTTATTGGCTACAAACTATTACACAATTCATTATTTCTGATATTTTAAGAAATATTATCTATATCCTCTTCTGGACTTTTACATTAGGATTAATTACAGCTATTCTGATAATAAAATTAAGATTAGACAATATAAATCCTACAAAAAAACAATTGCTAATTTCTTCATTTTATGGACTTGCTATTTCTTCATTTATTCCAAAACTTATTTTTGTAATTATAATTTCAATATTACATTTTACAAATTATTTACTTTCTGAAACTGCTTCATTAATTTTTGTTCCTTTAGTAGGATTATTTTCTGGGTTCTTACCTTTTTTTGTTATTCTATATGGCATTTTTAAATCCTTGTATCATTTTAAAATTCACACTCATAAACTTCACTTTAATAAGTTGCCTAAATCCTTTAGTGGATTAAAAATTGTGCAAATTTCTGATATCCATATTGGTAGTTTTAATAATCAATTTTCTATTTTAAATAATGCTATCGAAAAAATAAATTCATTAAACCCAGATTACATTTTTTTTACTGGAGATTTAGTAAATAACTATGCTTGGGAATTAATTGGATGGGAAAGAATATTTAATAAATTAAAGGCTAAAAAAGGAAAATATTCCGTTTTAGGAAATCATGATTATGGAGATTATAGCGAATGGGATTCAAAAGAAAAAAAGAAAGAAAATTTTGAAAAAATTAAACAATTTTACACAGATATTGGTTTTAAATTATTAATGAATGAAGCAACTGTTATTGAAGATAAAAAAAATAACAAAATTGCCATAATTGGAGTAGAAAACTGGGGGAAACCTCCTTTTAAACAGTATGGAAATTTGCAAAAAGCACTCCAAAAAGTTCAAGAAATTCCTTTTAAGATTTTATTATCTCATGACCCTTCTCATTGGGCAGAAAAAGTCATTGATAAAACTTCCATTTCGCTCACTTTATCTGGTCATACACATGGCATGCAAGCTGGTTTTCAATTTAAAAATTTTCAATGGAGTCCTATAAAATTAAAATACAAACATTGGGCTGGCTTGTATAAACATAATAATCAAATTTTATATGTGAATAGAGGTTTAGGTTGGTTAGGTTTTCCTGGCAGATTAGGAATGAGACCAGAAATTACACTTTTCGAAATTCTTAACTGATAAATATCATTGTTTTTATTTCATGTATGAACTAATTTAGTCCAAGAATTAAAAACCAATATCATGAGACAAAGTTTAAATCAAAAAGAATGCGCTACGCTTTTAGCAGATAATTATATTGGTTATTTAGGTTATATCTCTAAAAATAGTCCTTTTATTGTGCCCATAACTTATTTTTTTGATGGAAAAAAAACAATAATTATCTATTCTTCTGAGGGACACAAAATAAATGCAATGCGTAAAAATAATAACGTTTCTCTTCAGGTTTCAGAAATAAAAAATATTGATAATTGGAATTCTGTTTTAGCTCACGGAAATTTTGAAGAGCTTTCTGGTATTGATGCAAAACATAATTTACATGAATTTGCAGATGGTATTAAAAATATTATCCTAAGAAAAGAAGAAATAAATTTACATTTTATTGGTGAGTTTTCAAGCAAAATAAACAAAGAAGAAATTCCTATTGTTGGTAAAATTACTATAAATGAGTTAACAGGAAAAACCAGAATTAATTAATAAAGATTTTACGGAATCAAATTTACCCATAATCACTAAATTTACAATTTTTAAGAGTTGCATATTACATCCATTAAGCACGAAATTATCCTCACAATTTTTATCTAGATTTTTAACTTAAAGTATAATTTCTTGTCTAACTATATTATTATTATTTTTATCTTAAATCAGATCAAGTCCAAAAGTTGTGGAATAAAGATAAAAAGCAGAATTTTTGGACTTAATCCTGATTTAATTAGTTTTATGGGTTTGATAGAAAAGCAAAAACCCTTTAAAACATAAGTTTTAAAGGGTTTTGATGATTATTGAAAATCTATCAGCGGAGAAAGAGGAACTAACCATACAATGTTAATTAACTAAAATACAGATAGATACATAGTTTAAAAAACTATAGGTAACCGAATAGTAAACCTTTAATTTAGTCTTTAATGTACTCATTTACGATATCCTCCTGAATACCAGAATACTCTGAAAACTCGTTTACAGTAACAAATTGATGAGGTTCTTTGTCTAAAAAACTTTTTATATCATTTAATAACTTGCGACCATAACGTTCACTGCGCCCTGTGATGCGCTGAATATCTTTTGGATATATACAAGCTCTTTTTGGATTCATAATACTTTATCTATGCTTTATCTATACTTTTTAGATAGTGCCACCATATTAAATCGGAAAAAATAACAGGTTTCGGAATGGTTGACTAATGATTTTTGATTTCTACTTTAAAAGTATGGTTTTTTGCCTAAACATAAAAATATAATATCATGGCAAAACAAACAGGAATTATCAAATTAAAGGGAACTATTGGTGGAATTTCTTTCTACAAAACTTCTGATGGGCATTTGGCTCGTGAAAAAGGTGGTGTGGATAAGAAGAGAATCCAGAATGATCCTGCGTTTCAAAGAACGCGTGAAAATGGCTCTGAATTTGGACGAGCAGGAAAGGGAGGTAAAGTATTACGTAATGCAATTCGTGTGCTTCTACAAAATGCAAAAGACAGAAGAGTGGTCTCTCGTTTGACAAAAATTTTGGTTGCAATTACCAAAACGGATATTGTTAACGAGAGAGGCTCAAGAACTTTACAAGAAGGAAACTTAAACCTTTTAGAGGCTTTTGAATTTAATTTGAATGGAAAATTAGGTGCTACTTTATTTGCTCCATTTACGAAAGCATTTGATAGAGTTACTGGAGAAGCAACTTTAGATTTAGCAGCTTTTTCTCCAACTGTTAGAATTGCAGCTCCTGCAGGAACAACACATTTTAAAGTAGTAATGGGAGCATCAGAATTAGATTTTGAGAATGAAACCTCAACTTTTGAAAATGATGAAACTGCAATTTTACCTTATACAGTTGCAGATACAGCTGCTATTGCATTATCAGCTTCAATTACTGCAAACTCAACATTACCTGTGGTTCAAGTTTTAGGGGTAGAGTTTTATCAAGAGGTAAATGGAGAAATGTACTCTTTAAAAAACGGCACATATAATGCCCTTTCAGTTACTATTATTGACAAGCCATAGGAATGGAGTTATTACTTCAAAGAGCTTATTTTAAAGAGGGTACTAATGGTACTCTCTTTTGTTCTGACAAATTTCTTTGTCATACGATTGAGTTGCCCTGGAAAAATAACAAACGAACTATTTCTTGCATTCCTGAAGGAGCATATCAAATTGAGCCAAGATTTTCAAAACGCTTCAAGCATCATTTGATTTTGAAAAATGTGAAAGGTAGAAGCTTTATTTTATTTCATCCTGCCAATGATGCTAAACGAGATTTAGAAGGCTGCATTGCTCCTGTAACTTACTTAAGTGGTATCGGAAAAGGTGTCTATTCCAGAGATGCGATGCAAAAATTATTGTCATTATCATATCAAGCTAAAGACCGAAAAGAAAAAATCTTATTAATTATTAAATCACAGAATTATGAAAATTATAGAACGTTATAAAAAACCTACTCCAAAATTTTTTAAAGTTTTAAGAAATATTGGTATTGCATTAGCTACTGCAGGAGGTGCAATTATTGCTGCTCCGTTAAGTATACCTGCAACCATCATTACCATTGCTACCTATATGACAGTGGCAGGAACTGTTGCCACAGCTGTAAGTCAGGCAGTGATAAAAGATGATGATACTTCAGAAAAGGAGAAAAATTCTAAAAAAAATGGATCATAATACAAAAGCCAGTTTTTTTGGTGGTTTATTTTTATCTTCAATTGTTCATATAGGTGTTGAAGATATAATTACTACCATTGTTTTGGCAATTGTGGGTGCAGTTGTGAGTTTTTTTGTTTCTGTTGTTTTAAAATGGCTTCACAACAAGGTTAAAATAAAAACAAAAAAATAACTATTGAAATTCAGAATTTCGAAATTGAATTCTAAAAATAATGTGTGTTTTTTCCTTAAAGAATGAGCTGAGGAAAAAACTCATTTAATTTTATCGTTTTTAAAGTTTGATAAACAGAGGCTGGTTAGCGCGTGGAGTTTATCAAACTTTTAAAATGCGAGCCCAATGGCGATTGAATTACATAATAATGGATTGAAAATCAAAAATTTACATTTTTTTTCGTATATTTAAATACTTTTTCAAATGAATCTAAATATTTAGATTTACAATTGTCGTAATTTTAACCCGCTTCTTGCCAGAAGTGGGTTTCTTTTTTTTAAATTAATTAAAGACGAAGTACGTAGTGCGTTGGCAGCAGCGAGAATAAGTGTGTAAATTTTTATTTGTACTTAACCACTTTTATTAGGTTTTATTAAAAGTGAATGCTACTACAACTTTTTTATATTACTGACTTCTATTATTTTCCTGAATGCTTTAAAAATTCCAACGCATTTGCTTTTAGTGAAAACGGTAACCGCTTAAATGTTTTAAAAATAAAAATTTATACTCTTATTGGCTTTTTTTGATTTTATAGGTGCTTTAAAAGAGACTTGAATATTACTGGACACATTTATATTTTACTACTTACTATTTATTGTACCCATAAGCACTTGTAAAAACAAATGCATTAACTACTGCCTGTTGTTAAAATATCAAATTGTTATTATTACTATCCTATATGCGTGTTGGATGTGCGGCTATTTTACATAATGGCGTTATAGTGCCTGGAGTTTTTACGAAAAAGCAGTATAACTGCGCATTATGTAAAGATAGCTTTGGGGAGTTTTGTGTTTTATGAAAACAATATTAAAGATTGCTTTTTACAGTTGTTTTTGAGTGTGCGAAAAAATCAGCTTTAAAATGCAAGTACCGCTAGAATATTAAAACTCTAAACTTGGAGTGGCGCGCGGAACAACACAAAAGACAGAGGCTTTTTGCTTTTTTGCAAAAAACTGGATTTTGTATTGTGGGGAGTTTATAATACCCTCTTAAACTTTTTAATTAGGGTTCTTTTAGAATAATGTAGGTTGTGTAAAATCTAATTATGTCGGGGTAAAATTGTATTGAGGAGCTAGTTCTTCATTATTTAACCAACGTTGCATATCGCTTTCTGTTTTTAAACTAAATGGCATTCTTAATTTTGTATTAAGAATTACACTCCCTACTCCCATTGCCTCTGTAGTTGTAATTGTATAGGTATTGTTTGTGTATAATCCTGCAAAATCAGATAATTGACTGTTAAAATCTATTTCGCATTTTATCTTTTCTTTGCCTCGATGCTGCCATTCATAAAAACCATTGATATGCTTGCTGGGTTTTGCAACAGCTCCTTCTTCTAATTACGCTTTGAATTTCTTTGCCACTTCTTTTATTATTTTATTTTGCTTGGTATGAAAACACATCTGTCGTTGTTGTTGTCGTTGTTGTTGTTGTTGTTGTTGTTGTTGTTGATGTTGTTGTGAATTGAGTACAATTTGCGTTATAATTACTTCTTCAATTGTTGTTTAAATTTACTTTTTTTTCCATTGATGAATACTGTGTCTAGTTAAAGATAGGGTTAAGGTTCTTTTTTCCTTTCATAGTAATCTTTGACCATGATCAGATAGTGACACTACCCTGGTAAATTTTTAGCACTGAATAATTCAATTACATAGTAGACCTTTTTTACCCTATTTATTTTAAAATCGTGTTCTAAAACGGGTATAGCTTAGATTGGATTATTTTAATAATTTACTTTACGCGATTTCGTTATTTTTTTTTATAAAAATAAAGACTTTATTAGACTAAAAAAACATTTCAATTTAATAAAAACACAACAATTTTTATAAAATTTATTTACAACTAATTTTTGATCAATTCTGCTTCTAATTCTTCAAGAGATTTTCCTTTCGTCTCAGGTAAAATTTTGATAAAAATTATAAAACCTAAAGAAGCTATAATTCCAAATATAAAAAAAGTTAACGCATTTCCAAAATTAGATAACTCCCATGGAAATATTAATTGAACTATAGAACTAATTAAAGAATTTACGAAAGCAATACCCCCAATTGCCAGACCTCTATACTTAATTGGATATAGCTCTGACAATAACACCCACATTACTGGCCCTAATGAAAATGCAAAGCATGCAATAAATCCTAAAATTCCTACCAAAATTAAGTTTGCATTTATATTGGCTGCAGCTTCTATAATTACACCATCATTTTTACTATAAATTCTATTACCTAATATAGTTTTTAAATCATCTTTAAAATCAACATCATTATCATAGACTTTATCAATTATTTGTAACAATTTTTGAGAATCTTGAAAATCAAACTGTTTTACTTTTTGTTCAGTTAATTGATAAGTTGCCTGATTAAAACCATAGGCGCATAATAATAAACTTATTGCTACACCTGCAGTGCCAATTAACAACAAAGGTCTTCTACCCATTTTATCAATTAAATACATGGCAATAAAAGTAAAAATTACCGTAATTGTACTTAATAAAATTCCAGATGAAAAAGAAGCATCTGTTCCAACACCTGTTTGTTTAAAGATAGATGTTGCATAAAAATAAACGGCATTGATTCCTGTAATTTGCTGTAAAATTCCAACAACTAAACCTACCATTAAAATAAAACGCAAAGAAGGTTTTAGTAAATCTTTAATTTTTAAAGTTGATTTGTTTTTTTCTGATTGTACATTTTTATCAATTGAAGCTATTTCTGATTCTGCTTTTACTTTACCATGAATTTGATGAAGTACTTCTTTTGCTTCATCAAATTTTTCTCTTAAATACAACCAACGTGGACTTCTTGGCACAAAGAATAAAAATATAAAGTATAAAAGAGCGGGTATTAATTCTACACCTAACATCCATCTCCAAACATTTTCATCAGTCAAAAACGTATCACCAGAAATGTTATATTTATTAAAGAAATAGTTGCTTAAGAAAGCAACAAAAAAACCAAGAACAATATTCAATTGCTGAATAGCAACTAATTTCCCTCTATTTTCGGCTGTTGAAATTTCTGCAATAAACATTGGTGCTAAAACCAAGGCTGCACCAAAAGCCAAACCACCAATCATTCTTGCAATATAAAGGATTTCGTAAGACCAAGCTAAAGCCGAAAAAACAGCTGAAATTGCATATAAAAAAGCAACAAAAAGCAACATTTTTTTACGACCAATCTTATCACTTAATCTTCCAGAAAATAGCATTGCTATCATTGCTGCAAAAGAAGGAGAACTCACTACCCATCCAGATTGAATATCACTTAAATTAAATTCAGGACCAGCGTAAGACATAACTCCTGAAATAATTCCTGCATCAAAGCCAAAAAGAAACCCACCCAAAGAAACTACAAAGGCAATAAATATTAATTTTTTGGTCATATAAATATTATTTTAATTAAGTGTAATTGTTTGAATTGAATGAGGTGGTATTTTTAATTTAGCTGTATTTAAATCAATTGTAACGGTATAATCTAACATCTTATTAGAAGTGTTCATAGCTATAATAGCAATACTATTATTTTTATTTTTAAAAGCCGTAGAAATAATACTATTAGAACTTGTAACGCTGCTTATTCTTTTTGCTCCTGGCCTTATAAATTTAGAAAAATGACCTATATAATAAAATGAGTTGGTAAAATTTAAATCCCCTGTTTGTGTGTTTCCATGCACTGGTGCAAAACATAAATTACCAACATGATTTGGACCTCCTGTTTCATCTAGAAGGATATTCCAATCTGTCCATGCAACAGTGCCGTTATTAAAATCTTTAATCATTGCTTTTCCATAACGTTCTGCTAATGATGGATCTTCATTTTCTAATCTTTCAAGATCATATCCTTCATTGCATCCTTCTGTAAAAATTAATTTTTTATCAGGGTAAGCTTCATTTACACTTGCTACATTTTCAAACATTGGGTTATCATCTTTCCAGTCTTCATACCAATGAAAACCGGTACCCCAAACATATTTTGCTGCTTCTGGATCGTTTAAAATAGTGCTAGCTCTTTGATATAATAAATCTCTATTATGATCCCAAACAATTATTTTTTTATCTCCTAAACCCTCTTTTTCTAAAGTTGGTCCTAAATAATCTTTTAAAAAGTCGCGTTCTTCTTCTGCTGTATAAATACAAGATTCCCAACGTTGCACTGCCATTGGTTCATTTTGAATTGAAAGGCCCCAAATTGGTATTCCTTCTTTTTCGTAGGCTTTTATAAATTTAGCATAATAATTTGCCCAAGGTTGGTAGAACTCCTTCTTTAATTTACCTCCTCTTAACATATTATCATTGGTTTTCATAAATGCAGGGGGGCTCCAAGGGCTTGCGTACATGGTTAATTGACCGCCTGCTGCTTCAATTGCTTTTTTGGTAAATGGAATTCTATATTTTCTATCATGCTCTATAGAAAAAGTATTTAATTCTTTATCATCCTCTTCTATATAAGTGTAACTTGCTTTTGAAAAATCGCAACTATGAATAATCGTTCTTGCTAAAGAATATCCAATACCTTTCTCTTCATCATAATAAGCCTCTAAAAACAATTCTTGATTTTCTTTTGTTAATTTATAAAAAGTTTCTGCAGAAGCATCTGTTAATGCTGCACCTATTCCTACAAATTCTTGAAACTCATTTTTAGGATCTACCATTATATCAATTTCAGTTTCTAAAGGCTGTTTAAAATCTGAAAATAAAATGGTGTCTGTTAGTGTAAGTTTTAATTTTGAGTTGTGAGCTGTGGTATACACTATTGCTTTTGCAGTTCTAATATCAAAAGAAATTTGTTCTTTATTATGATCTTTTTGATCATTTTTTTTTGATTCTTTACATTGAAAAAAACCAAAAGAAAGAAAAAGTACACAAAAATATAAGGCTTGTTTTTTTAAACTTTCTTTCATCTTTTTATTCTTTTAAAATTAAATTTATTGATAACTATTTACTATTCCTTTAATTGTTCTTATAGGTTAAACCAAACCCGAAATCGAACAATGGTTTTTTTGATTTATCCCAAAAATTGACCCCATATTTTTCGTTAAAATCTTCTACTGATTTTGGCCATGAATGTGGTAATTTCCCCTTAAAATCAAAATTACCAAAAAGAACTTCTGCGATTCCATCACCTTCAGAACCAGGCAACCAAGCTGCTATAAACGCATCAGATAAATTTATTTGTTTCGTTGTTACTAAAGGTCTTCCAGAAATTAAAACAACCACTGTTTTAACACCTTTTGCAGTGTAGGTTTCTATGTATTTTTGATGTTTTTCACTTAATGTAAGTCTGCGTTCTCCTTTGCCATCAGTTATATCTCCAAACATTTCTGCGTAAGGCGTTTCACCAACCACAATGATAGCTATATCTGCATCAAAATAATTTCCTTTAGCTTCTTTATCATAGATTACATCTGCGTTTGTTTTAGCTTTTATCCCATCTAAAATTGTAGTTGCACCTTTATAGTTTTCTCTTGTACCTTGCCAAGCCATTGTCCAACCTCCAGATTGCAATCCTGAATTATTGGCATGCTCTCCTACTACTATTATTTTTTTTATTTCTTGGCTTATTGGTAAAGTAGCATTTTCATTTTTTAATAATACCAAAGATTCTCTTACAGCCTGTCTTGCTTTATTTCGATGATTTTGACTGCCAATTTCAGAAATTAAAGAGGTTTTTGTATATGGATTTTTAAACAAGCCTAGTCTAAACTTTTGTCTTAAAATTCTTTTTACAGCATCATTAATTCTATCAATAGAAACTGCATCATTCGCAACTGCATTTTTTAATCCATTTTGAAATATATCTAAATCACCATCAACAGCCATTACCATATCTACGCCAGCATTAATAACCTCATTTCTACCAAACCTAGAATACCCTTTCCAATCGGTTATGACAATTCCGTCAAAACCCATGCTTTTTTTTAACGTATCGTTAATTAAAGCTTTATGAGTGTGCATTGGCATACCTGTTAACGTGTTAAATGAAGCCATTACTGCACCTACTTTGGCTTTTACTGCAGCTTTGTAAGGTGGCAATAATTTTTCTGAAACTTCTTTCATAGATAAAGACGTATTTCCTCCTTCTATTCCAAAATCTGTAGCTCCATCACCAATAAAATGTTTGGCAGTAGCCATTACTGTATGACTGTCTTTTAAATTTCCTTGAAGGCCTTCTATTGAAGCTTTTGCCATTTTACTTGTTAATACTGTGTTTTCTGAAAATGCTTCGTACACTCTTCCCCATTTTTCATTGTAAGGAACTGCAATGCAAGGAGAAAATGTCCAATTAAAGCCTGTAGCTTGAGCTTCTAAAGCCGTAATCTGAGCAACTTCTTTTACCAAAGTTGTATTTTGAGTTGCGCCCAAACCAATATTATGAGGAAAAATAGTTGCACCCTGAAATGTATTTTGACCATGAACTGCGTCTACGCCAAATAATAATGGAATTCCTAAACGCGTTGACAAAGCTTTTTCTTGCAAAGTTTTAAATCTGTTTTGCCATCCTAAAGCATCTTTCCCTGGATTTGGACCTTGGGTATGGATTACAGA
It includes:
- a CDS encoding CDP-alcohol phosphatidyltransferase family protein, with the protein product MFTFKNFNIADWFSFYRIFAAPFLLLLIWFDVQLLFTWFLLISYLTDAIDGYLARKLKITSARGSQLDSIGDQITLVIGLIGLLCFETNFIQKNLVLILIVFTPYLLQMIIAYIKYGKATAFHTYFAKLSAILQSVFILWALFFSPEYSLFYIMIIIGLLETFEEITLIFMYDNWASDVKGIYWALRDKRRLKKKL
- a CDS encoding sugar porter family MFS transporter, translating into MTKKLIFIAFVVSLGGFLFGFDAGIISGVMSYAGPEFNLSDIQSGWVVSSPSFAAMIAMLFSGRLSDKIGRKKMLLFVAFLYAISAVFSALAWSYEILYIARMIGGLAFGAALVLAPMFIAEISTAENRGKLVAIQQLNIVLGFFVAFLSNYFFNKYNISGDTFLTDENVWRWMLGVELIPALLYFIFLFFVPRSPRWLYLREKFDEAKEVLHQIHGKVKAESEIASIDKNVQSEKNKSTLKIKDLLKPSLRFILMVGLVVGILQQITGINAVYFYATSIFKQTGVGTDASFSSGILLSTITVIFTFIAMYLIDKMGRRPLLLIGTAGVAISLLLCAYGFNQATYQLTEQKVKQFDFQDSQKLLQIIDKVYDNDVDFKDDLKTILGNRIYSKNDGVIIEAAANINANLILVGILGFIACFAFSLGPVMWVLLSELYPIKYRGLAIGGIAFVNSLISSIVQLIFPWELSNFGNALTFFIFGIIASLGFIIFIKILPETKGKSLEELEAELIKN
- a CDS encoding DUF5675 family protein, whose protein sequence is MELLLQRAYFKEGTNGTLFCSDKFLCHTIELPWKNNKRTISCIPEGAYQIEPRFSKRFKHHLILKNVKGRSFILFHPANDAKRDLEGCIAPVTYLSGIGKGVYSRDAMQKLLSLSYQAKDRKEKILLIIKSQNYENYRTL
- a CDS encoding glycoside hydrolase family 30 protein, whose product is MKESLKKQALYFCVLFLSFGFFQCKESKKNDQKDHNKEQISFDIRTAKAIVYTTAHNSKLKLTLTDTILFSDFKQPLETEIDIMVDPKNEFQEFVGIGAALTDASAETFYKLTKENQELFLEAYYDEEKGIGYSLARTIIHSCDFSKASYTYIEEDDKELNTFSIEHDRKYRIPFTKKAIEAAGGQLTMYASPWSPPAFMKTNDNMLRGGKLKKEFYQPWANYYAKFIKAYEKEGIPIWGLSIQNEPMAVQRWESCIYTAEEERDFLKDYLGPTLEKEGLGDKKIIVWDHNRDLLYQRASTILNDPEAAKYVWGTGFHWYEDWKDDNPMFENVASVNEAYPDKKLIFTEGCNEGYDLERLENEDPSLAERYGKAMIKDFNNGTVAWTDWNILLDETGGPNHVGNLCFAPVHGNTQTGDLNFTNSFYYIGHFSKFIRPGAKRISSVTSSNSIISTAFKNKNNSIAIIAMNTSNKMLDYTVTIDLNTAKLKIPPHSIQTITLN
- a CDS encoding energy transducer TonB, whose protein sequence is MEEKKIKKLQLENYSKIFFQIGLVLSLFIIHNLLEIKKFDRKTAKINRVFTMTSESDYDVEIPIIKLKTYNPAMSKTPPPPSLEKIEIVEDTKEIIENIIGTTETDESDVINLSTDTANGEAISSIIEVKEDEEIIEDVPFVLIENVPIYPGCKGNNKQLRSCFSQKIAQYFSENFDKNLAKDLGLEQGKKRILLLFRIDTKGNVIDVKARAPHPVLQEEVIKIINSLPKMIPGKQRDIPVTVSYSIPITFEVIY
- a CDS encoding mechanosensitive ion channel domain-containing protein; translated protein: MEYFENLINEFPFLWSIMKFLIIILFVFFIINYLRKYLKKKIPNLTVRYKSQKGVEIIGYIVLLIIIIIYFTGTIKDFTVIIGLFTAGLAFTLQELILSIAGSVYIFLVKVYTPGDRIEINGIKGDVIDVDSIYTTMMEIGQWVNSDNYTGRIVKLSNAFVFKGPVYNYSQDFPFIWDEFNLPIRYGSNIDLAKSIIIKTATETLSEYTMNSKAQWNAVVNKYYIEDAQVDPTLAITLTDNWIQFNLRYIVDFKKRRLTKHVLHDKIRKEIEKTNDAVILASTTLEVIKIPDVKIDLKTPINT
- a CDS encoding pyridoxamine 5'-phosphate oxidase family protein, with product MRQSLNQKECATLLADNYIGYLGYISKNSPFIVPITYFFDGKKTIIIYSSEGHKINAMRKNNNVSLQVSEIKNIDNWNSVLAHGNFEELSGIDAKHNLHEFADGIKNIILRKEEINLHFIGEFSSKINKEEIPIVGKITINELTGKTRIN
- a CDS encoding SOS response-associated peptidase family protein, whose protein sequence is MNGFYEWQHRGKEKIKCEIDFNSQLSDFAGLYTNNTYTITTTEAMGVGSVILNTKLRMPFSLKTESDMQRWLNNEELAPQYNFTPT
- a CDS encoding metallophosphoesterase, giving the protein MKSYSFFTIILLCIAILIVDIFAFYWLQTITQFIISDILRNIIYILFWTFTLGLITAILIIKLRLDNINPTKKQLLISSFYGLAISSFIPKLIFVIIISILHFTNYLLSETASLIFVPLVGLFSGFLPFFVILYGIFKSLYHFKIHTHKLHFNKLPKSFSGLKIVQISDIHIGSFNNQFSILNNAIEKINSLNPDYIFFTGDLVNNYAWELIGWERIFNKLKAKKGKYSVLGNHDYGDYSEWDSKEKKKENFEKIKQFYTDIGFKLLMNEATVIEDKKNNKIAIIGVENWGKPPFKQYGNLQKALQKVQEIPFKILLSHDPSHWAEKVIDKTSISLTLSGHTHGMQAGFQFKNFQWSPIKLKYKHWAGLYKHNNQILYVNRGLGWLGFPGRLGMRPEITLFEILN